The Terriglobia bacterium genome contains the following window.
GGTGCCGGCGTCACCTTCATCGGCCCGTCCCCCGAGACCATGGAGTCGTTGGGCTCGAAGACCGAGGGCCGCCAACTGGCCCGGCGCTGCGACGTGCCCACGGTTCCTGGCGCGGTGGACCCGATCGAGAAGCCCGAAGACGGGCAACTCCTGGCGCAGAGCATGGGCTACCCCGTGCTGCTCAAGGCCGTGGCCGGAGGCGGCGGGAAGGGCATGCGCCTGGTTTCGAACGACGCGGAGTTCGCCGCGGGCTGGCGCGACGCCAGCTCCGAAGCGCTCAATGCCTTCGGTGACGGGCGCCTATATCTCGAGAAATACCTGGTGCAGCCGCGGCACATCGAGATACAGATCCTGGCCGATGCGCATGGCCGCGTGGTCTCGCTGGGCGAGCGCGAATGCTCGGTGCAGCGCCGCCATCAGAAGGTCGTCGAGGAAGCCCCTTCGCCGATCATGACCCCGGAGCTGCGCCGCAAGATGGGCGAAGCCGCGGTGCGTCTGGCGCGCGCCGGCGGCTACGTCAACGCCGGCACCGTGGAATTCCTCGTGGATGCCGGGCACAACTTCTACTTCCTGGAGGTCAATACCCGCCTGCAGGTCGAGCATCCCGTCACCGAGCAGGTCACCGGCCTGGATCTGGTGAAGCTGCAGATCGCCATTGCCGCCGGGCACCGCCTGCCCTTTGCCTGGGAATCGATCACTCCGCGCGGCCACGCCATGGAAGTGCGGCTCTATGCCGAGGACCCCGACAACAATTTTTTTCCCTCGCCGGGAAAGATTCTTTCACGCCGCATGCCCACCGGCCCGGGCATCCGCCTCGACGACGGCGTCTACCCGGGCTGGACGGTGCCCACCGACTACGACCCGCTGCTGGGCAAGCTCATCGCCTGGGGCAACAGCCGCGAGGAGACCATCGCCCGGCTGCGCCGGGCCCTGGAGGAATTCGCCGTTACCGGCATCAAGACCAACGCCGGCCTCTTCCGGCGCATCCTCAGCGAGCCCGCTTTTCTGCGCGGGGAGATGCACACCCGCTGGCTCGACGAGCTTCTGCAGATACGAGTGGCGGCGAGCGACGACGACCCCGGCGCGGTCCAAGCAGCGCTCATCGCCGCGGCCCTCTGGCAGTTCGCCCAGGAGGGGGCCCACGCGAATTCCAACGCGGCCGCATCGCCGGACGACTCCTCCGCGCGCTGGAAGCTCGAAGGCCGCCGCCAGCTGCTGGACCGCATGCCATGAACTGCGCCACGCTCATCCTCTGTGGTTCGCACACCCCCCGGCGCGTTTGCGCCGAGCGGAAAGTGTGCGCCCGCCGCAAGGTCTGTGCCCGCTGGCGAGTGTGCGCCGCTTCCCCGGACGGTGTGCTGGTCCTTCCGAGTGGAGGTCCGGCGCAGCCGTTCCGGCCGGAAGAGATCTCCCTTCTTACGCTGCCCGCCGGGGAATCCCAGCGCGTACCGGAGCCCGGCGCATGAAATACGAAGTGCACATGGAAGGGAAGACGCGCGTGGTGGAGCTGGAACACCACGGCGCGGCCTGGCGCATCTCCCTCGACGGCCAGAGTGTCGCCGCCGACGCCATCGAGATCTCCCCCGGCGTCTACTCCATCCTGCTCGACAACCGCTCCCATGAGGTCCGCGTCATGACCGCGCCGGACGGCTCGCTCAAGGTGCAGAGCGGTTTGTACGAATTTGCCGCCAAGGTCGTGGACCCGCGCTCCTGGCGCGGCCGCCGCCACGGGGTCCTGGAGGCCGAAGGCCGCCAGCAGATCCTGGCCCCCATGCCCGGCAAGGTCGTGCGCCTTCTGGTCAAGGCAGGGGACAAGGTCGAAGCGGGGCAGGGGCTGCTGGTGGTGGAAGCCATGAAGATGCAGAATGAAATCCGCTCGCCGAAGAGCGGCGTAGTGGAGCGCCTCCAGGCCAAAGAAGGCCAGCCCGTCAACGCCGGCGAAGTTCTTGCCTGGGTCGAATAGCGGCGCGCGCACGCCAGTCCGCAGGCAGGAGTCCTCCAGCGCTCGGCACTCTCCGCTTCATTCTGGATTGTTTAGGGAATCTGCTTGACCGGCATGTTGGACTTCGCCGCGTCCGGGAGCTTGCCCGCCGCTTCGATGACCTGCTGGGCCA
Protein-coding sequences here:
- a CDS encoding acetyl-CoA carboxylase biotin carboxylase subunit, which codes for MFRKILIANRGEIAVRILRACRELGIRSVAVFSDADRASLHVRLADEAYPIGPAPSRESYLCIDKLMDVARRAGCDALHPGYGFLAENAALARACAGAGVTFIGPSPETMESLGSKTEGRQLARRCDVPTVPGAVDPIEKPEDGQLLAQSMGYPVLLKAVAGGGGKGMRLVSNDAEFAAGWRDASSEALNAFGDGRLYLEKYLVQPRHIEIQILADAHGRVVSLGERECSVQRRHQKVVEEAPSPIMTPELRRKMGEAAVRLARAGGYVNAGTVEFLVDAGHNFYFLEVNTRLQVEHPVTEQVTGLDLVKLQIAIAAGHRLPFAWESITPRGHAMEVRLYAEDPDNNFFPSPGKILSRRMPTGPGIRLDDGVYPGWTVPTDYDPLLGKLIAWGNSREETIARLRRALEEFAVTGIKTNAGLFRRILSEPAFLRGEMHTRWLDELLQIRVAASDDDPGAVQAALIAAALWQFAQEGAHANSNAAASPDDSSARWKLEGRRQLLDRMP
- a CDS encoding biotin/lipoyl-binding protein, producing MKYEVHMEGKTRVVELEHHGAAWRISLDGQSVAADAIEISPGVYSILLDNRSHEVRVMTAPDGSLKVQSGLYEFAAKVVDPRSWRGRRHGVLEAEGRQQILAPMPGKVVRLLVKAGDKVEAGQGLLVVEAMKMQNEIRSPKSGVVERLQAKEGQPVNAGEVLAWVE